The Paenibacillus sp. MBLB1832 genome has a window encoding:
- a CDS encoding DEAD/DEAH box helicase has translation MGISFEQLQITQTYVDKLTQLGIGEATPIQAEGIPVLLEGKDAIIQSQTGTGKTLAYLLPALERIDPAVKQLQVLVVVPTRELGMQIMQEIEKLTSGGPIRSQSLIGGAAVARQIEKLRLHPHIVVGTPGRLLELMKVRKLTLHHVKVGIIDEVDQVFELGSMQDVEAVLKGMLRSSQMVFVSATIPPSTEQAAGRWLKNPVIIKINPTQRTAETLEHHYVVCQEREKIDTLRRLVRMIKPKSAIVFINVTDDIAQVVAKLQFVGLSIEALYGEASKQDRAKVMGNFRDGKFQLLLATDVAARGLDIEGVTHVFHLDVATNAEYYLHRVGRTGRMGREGTSISIVTTKELFIIEKFEKQLGITIEPKSLYEGRLVDPAQDRSAAAMRSRREAARPSGAPTRGSSAGSRDAAAPAGAVRVSAATPSEARSPRDAAPAKPAAAGVKPAGGGKAVSKAQRERDRKSKGAPRWLKEKQQNKEE, from the coding sequence TTGGGTATAAGCTTTGAGCAACTGCAGATTACACAGACATATGTAGATAAATTAACACAATTGGGGATTGGGGAGGCTACACCGATTCAAGCCGAAGGGATTCCTGTGCTCTTGGAAGGAAAAGATGCCATCATTCAATCCCAGACCGGCACGGGGAAAACGTTGGCTTATTTACTTCCGGCATTAGAGCGGATCGATCCCGCTGTGAAACAATTGCAAGTGCTTGTTGTCGTTCCGACAAGGGAACTGGGCATGCAAATCATGCAAGAAATTGAAAAGCTGACAAGCGGCGGTCCGATTCGTTCTCAATCGTTAATTGGCGGTGCAGCCGTGGCGAGACAGATTGAGAAACTGCGTCTTCACCCGCACATTGTCGTGGGTACGCCAGGGCGATTGCTAGAACTTATGAAAGTACGGAAGCTGACGCTGCACCATGTGAAAGTCGGTATTATTGATGAAGTGGACCAAGTATTTGAACTTGGGTCTATGCAAGATGTCGAGGCTGTGCTGAAAGGGATGCTGCGTTCCAGTCAAATGGTGTTCGTTTCTGCGACGATTCCGCCAAGCACGGAGCAAGCGGCAGGCCGGTGGTTGAAGAACCCGGTTATTATTAAGATCAACCCGACCCAACGAACGGCAGAGACTTTGGAGCATCACTATGTCGTGTGTCAGGAACGCGAGAAAATTGATACGCTGCGCCGACTCGTTCGGATGATTAAACCGAAATCTGCGATTGTGTTCATCAATGTGACGGATGATATCGCGCAAGTCGTGGCCAAGCTGCAATTTGTTGGGCTTTCGATAGAGGCGCTTTACGGCGAAGCCTCCAAGCAAGATCGTGCCAAAGTCATGGGGAACTTCCGTGATGGGAAGTTTCAATTGTTGCTGGCGACTGATGTTGCGGCCAGGGGTCTTGATATAGAAGGTGTAACACACGTCTTCCACTTGGATGTTGCCACGAATGCGGAGTATTACTTGCACCGTGTAGGTCGTACAGGTCGCATGGGTCGCGAGGGAACTTCCATCTCCATCGTGACAACGAAAGAACTTTTCATTATAGAAAAGTTTGAAAAGCAGCTCGGCATCACAATTGAGCCGAAATCGCTTTATGAGGGCCGGCTTGTCGACCCGGCCCAAGACCGCAGCGCGGCTGCCATGCGCAGCCGCCGTGAAGCGGCGCGCCCGAGCGGCGCACCTACGCGCGGCAGCTCCGCTGGCTCGCGCGATGCTGCCGCGCCAGCGGGTGCGGTTCGCGTCAGCGCCGCGACGCCGTCGGAGGCGCGCAGCCCGCGTGACGCTGCTCCGGCGAAGCCGGCAGCGGCGGGGGTCAAGCCTGCTGGCGGCGGCAAGGCCGTCAGCAAGGCGCAGCGTGAGCGCGATCGCAAGAGCAAGGGCGCTCCGCGTTGGTTGAAAGAAAAGCAGCAGAATAAGGAAGAGTAG
- a CDS encoding RNA polymerase sigma factor, producing MNSLREIFTSDFNTLDKSLQEQIYREFYLLVYPMIQFILRDHSAVEDIIQESFLRAVQKASLLTEIDKCEGWLKRLARNVTLNHLRKHRRNRDELETETVFSVKEAAPASDYAVSLDMEVEMKVMREAIIAYINQLSPSYRQIIAMKWIHNLSYKEMANELSVTEGVVRQRLFRARDVIKQKLLEEWGAGS from the coding sequence ATGAATTCGCTGAGAGAGATCTTTACCAGTGACTTTAACACATTAGATAAGAGCTTGCAGGAACAAATCTATAGAGAATTCTACCTGCTCGTCTATCCGATGATTCAATTTATTCTAAGAGATCATTCCGCGGTAGAGGATATTATTCAAGAGTCATTTTTACGCGCGGTACAAAAGGCTTCCTTATTAACGGAGATTGATAAATGTGAGGGCTGGCTCAAAAGATTGGCTCGTAATGTGACATTGAACCATTTGCGAAAGCATCGGCGTAACCGAGATGAACTGGAGACAGAGACTGTATTCTCGGTGAAAGAAGCGGCTCCTGCTTCGGACTATGCGGTTTCACTCGATATGGAAGTGGAAATGAAGGTCATGCGAGAAGCGATTATTGCCTACATCAATCAATTAAGTCCTTCCTATCGGCAAATTATTGCGATGAAATGGATTCATAATTTGTCTTATAAAGAAATGGCGAATGAGCTCAGTGTAACGGAAGGTGTCGTCCGTCAGAGGCTGTTTCGGGCACGCGATGTGATTAAGCAGAAGCTGTTGGAGGAGTGGGGAGCAGGTAGTTAG
- a CDS encoding DUF2573 family protein, translating to MSSNFENEFNTLVAKTAELITGDTSPEMIEKIKVWAFYNHVHKALPALASHWNQSHPESKAEMRRIFEEIRALNQAKQAEKPEKE from the coding sequence ATGTCTAGTAATTTCGAGAATGAATTCAACACCCTGGTTGCCAAAACAGCGGAATTAATAACGGGGGACACCTCGCCGGAAATGATCGAGAAAATTAAAGTGTGGGCGTTCTATAACCACGTACATAAGGCATTACCTGCGCTAGCCTCGCATTGGAACCAATCGCACCCCGAAAGCAAAGCGGAGATGCGCCGTATCTTCGAGGAAATTCGCGCGCTCAACCAAGCGAAACAAGCCGAGAAACCCGAGAAGGAATAA